The DNA window agggcctagcattgtaagccgaTTTTTCTGCGTTTTTGGAATTTAGAATATTTTTTGTCTCGGTtctgaaagtagtttccaggcccggcggtgctgcccgattttgtgcgattttggaacttagaatattttctgtctgttctgaaagtagtttccaggcccAGGGGTGCTGCCCGCTTTTTCTGCGTTTTTGGAACTTGGAATAGTTTTTGTCTGTTGTGAAAGTTGTTTCCAGGCCCgggggtgctgcccgattttttgtgcgattttggtacatgtacttagaatattttccgtctctgttctgaaagtgatttcCAGGCCCGGtggtgctgcccgattttttGTGCGATTTTGGTACATGTACTTAGAATATTTTTCGTCTCGGTtctgaaagtagtttccaggcccGGGGGTGCTGCCCAATTTTTTGTGCGATTTTGGTACTTAGAATATTTTCCGTCTCTGTTCTGAAAGTGGTTTCCAGGCCCGagggtgctgcccgattttttGTGCGATTTTGGTACTTAAAATATTTTGTCTCGGTtctgaaagtagtttccagtcaggggggtgctgcccgatttttctgcttttttttaaCTTGGAATATTTGCTGTTCTGAGTGTGATCGATTTTATTGATACCTACTATTGATCCGAAGCGTCGTTTCTTGTAAAGAAAGGCCACATTGTCAAACTTGAAACTGATTATTTGCAGAACCCCCGCTTATAAATAATACATTGTGTGCatggatgatgtgtgtgtgagtgagtttgtgtgtgacgtggtttgagcgtgtgtgtgtgtggggtgtctgtgtgtttgtgtgagacttacttacttactgcctttcacgcctggtggcgtgtagggcagcgtttgtgtgagagaaaggGGCGATTTGTCcttcgtgggggggggggggggggggggatatgccttggcattgcacttctacttaattatcAAGTTAATAAATTAACTGTTAGTACATGCATTGGTCAGACAAGACTTTGTTTCCATACTTTTGGGTTAGGACGGTTTGTAGTGCTTGGCAATGTAGTTtatgcagccctgaaagtcaaaaTCAATTTGCACTAGTTGGCTAGTGGTTCTGAAAATGAACTAGCGTGACTGCAAactgaatgtttttatattgcttcacgcaACTTCAGTGCATCATTGCATTGTCAGTTTATGCTTAACCATTGTTTCTTTTGAACATCAGATTGAATGCGAtttcagacaaaaagacagtcatCTCCTGCGCTCAGACAAACCTGACCAAGTTTAAAGTAcaattacatttttattttcagcgCATCATCATCCTCTTCGATTTCTGCCACCTGGACAATCATGAGCCTGACAGTTTGATCTTCAGCATATTTTTGGATTTCTGCACGAGCAACATCTTTGTGAGTACCTACCTTTATACTATTACTAATATTCTAACTTTTCAGACTTTATTAGTGTATTGCAGATGTTTGTGGGGTGTAACAGTAGTAACACACAACATGCCTGGATGAGCTTATAGTTCATTGTGCTTGATGTACTTTCATCATAACACTCAAATGAATGTTCATGTCCTTGCAAGTGACTAACTGTACAGATCCCACAGGACACAAAAGGAGCGTCGAAATAGCTTTGCTGTATGCTGAGTGTGTGATTTGGAAATAAAATATGTTGATACATTTTGCTTCATGTTGTTGCTTCATCAGTGGTCTGTTTAGTAATTGTAATTTTAGGCTAGTGAGTATTATAACTGTCAATTTCGCATAAGTTTAaggtgtttgctttgtttttaaaattgattaatTGAATATCATAGTCAAGTTGTCTCCAGGTATTGTCAAGTGGTATAATTGTACTATGACAATACATTTGAACAATAAAGTCATGTCACTTATGTGAGGTAAGTAACTGCCCCCAGAAACTGATACCGTGTTGTGGTGGGGTGGCTTGCGTGCTTCCATAATCCATCAAGCTGAGTCAGCTAATGTGCAGGGTGCCTGGTAGGGTCTCCCATACTGAACAGTCGGTGGTGTCTGACCATCAAACTAAGTCAGTTGGCGCGTTTTGCACATTTTCAGGGTTTCCCATGCTGAACTGTTTGAATGGCTAGAAGCCTGACAAAACTCAGTTTCAAGATTAAAGAAGAAGAacttgaaaacaattttatcagCTATATATGCATGTCTGCTATTGGTTACAGATCTGAGGATATGACGACATGGTGGCGAGTGATGACAGCAAGCACAGAGCAGGGGTGGAATAAATTGCAGGACACTcgacacccccacccacccctcatGACCCGCTGCTTATCAGTGCCAGGCAAGCCTGCGTGGTTCAGAAGTACAACTACAAGTAGCTGGGCATAATCCTGGACTGACAACACAACTGAAGTGGTAACAACAGCAGCTGCTACAGAAATGTCTTCATTTTCTCCTGGAGCTGAGGCTCCATCCTTGTGGACATTGCCATTCTCTGGTTTCCAAACATGTCGGATAGTGTACTCTCAAACAAAATTGGTGACATTTCTGAATCATTTAGAGAGGACTGTGGTATGCTGCATGAAGTGTTGTGCTATCATTGACCCTAACACTGTGCGTGAGGAAAACGATGATGAAATTCAAGGCTATTCCGTGTAATCTTTCATATTCTTCCCTGCATGTGGAGCTGGTAACCCACAGGACAAGTGACACATCAGAGAGACTTCTGGGTGTGAAGGCTTGGATCATGGACAAATCACCCCATGGATAACATGATCTTCTTTCCTTTCCCCACTATATGTATCATGTTTTCAAATCAATATCTGTATTGTCATTCTGTTGTCAAAAATTAGAAGTTTGAATCACTTAAATCAGTTCATCTTATTTTGTAAGTTAAGGTGATACGTCCTTGGGCACTGCCAAGGGGAGGTAATTCTTAACTTAGCGGTTTTTCAGTTGGCAACTCCTCTCAAAATGTATTCAACATTGCCTGTGATCATGATCCAGGGCTAAAGATGGTGTGCAATTTACCAGGCACTGTCTAGGGGAGATAATTCACCAGTTCGCGGTTTGTCAGTTGCCAACGTCCTTCAAAATTTAATCAAAATATTATTTTCAGTGCTGGCAAATCATTCATTATTCTGGTAGACCCAACCCATTCAAATTCAGgttgttcccagacacagaAAAGAAAAGGTCAGTTAGACCTGGATTCAAAAGTGAGTTGAACCCACCTTGTAATATCTcccaaaaatggaaaaaatgaGGTCTtagaaggagggagtcttaaactgggggtaactttacagaggttatgaacagaaagtcagaaaacagattattaaaagggagggagtcttaaaaggggtgttccactgtatgtgtACGTGATAGAAAACAGACCAAGGCCTAGGAACTACACATCACTAAAACACTGCAATGTATCATGTGTGGAAGAGTCTTTAGAAAAAGATAAAATGAGTGTGATTCTTGTGTAATGATTCCCATATTTGACTTTTTTATGACTTTTCAAGAATGAACCAtcattttaaaggcacatttcttataaaaaatgtttggctcaccgtctcactTTCAGACATGACAAAGCTTTGTTTTGTAAAAGTGACTTTTAGCTTTGGCAAGCAGTCAGCATTTTGAATGTTGGCCTGTGACAAATTCAACGCATGTTCTTACCAAATACAGCGTGCTAGATTTGACTGAGATTGTGAGATGTTTTCACAAGGAGAAATGTGACTTTACTTGAACACTGGGGTGGTGGAGATTGCACAATGTCATGGTATTCTGTGATAATACTTACACGGAGTGGTAACTGTACTACTACAAGTCATGGTACAGTAGaactccctttttaagaccccccaagaccttgttttctcagactttctgttcatatcctgtgtaaaattacccccatttttttaCTTGCTTCATTTTAAGAGGGGTGTCttagaaggggggttccactgtattggacATTTTGTCTCAGCTTCCTCTTAAAAGGCCACTGCATTGGAACcgccccttttttaagaccaccTGATTTGGACTTCTTCACAATCCCGTGTCATCTCAGAattttttttcgtatcttctgACTTGTTCTGTAAATTAACCCCCATTTtgtggacaccccccccccccttcaatttTTCAAAAGGGGAATCCACTGTTTTTACTTTAAGGTGCTGTTTTcacatgaatgtgtgtgtgtgtgtgtgtgtggttgagcaAATGCTTATGGTAAGTTACTGTTACTGTACATTGcatggtacctgcaatgtgaggcccctctgacGAATGGACACTCCCCATGAAACGACAATTTCTGTAGTCCCTTTGATCTTGACAAACATTTACCTGTTGTAAAAGTAAAAGGCCACTTGCAATTTAGGGCTAGttcaggtgtcctttcatcacaggtacctcGTGCTGTATTATCTGCGCCGTTGTGTGATCATtattgtatgtttgttttgtgtttctttttgtaTGTAAAATATGTTCTTGCCAGTGTTACCGCAGGCCCCACTAGAgtgctttctttttttacacccccggtataggggtgtgtataggattcgctccatgtgtttgtttgtttgtttgtgttcgcatatagatctcaagaatgaacggaccgatcgtcactaaacttggtgaacaggttctatacatagCACAAAAACTCTTCTGATAAAAACCAGACAAATTGACTTTGTGCATGAAGTCATTGTGTCTAGTCTgcgtattttaaaatgtttccTGAAGTTGACAGAGGTAATTGAATAAATTCTGAAACTGAAAGTGTGCATAAGTGTGCTGTAATATATGTGATGCGAGTatgtagtgtgagtgtgtgtgttaagatTTATTCCTATGCATTACTTGTACATGTATTGCATGAgaattccaaagttaaaaaaTCTCatcttcatgtgtgtgtgtgtgtgtgtacaacatatagtttcacatacgtgagccttgaaggctttgcctcttgtttcagATATTAgtattaaaattaaaattgcttgtttgtttgtttgtttgtttgtttgtttgtttgccttcCCGTTtctttggtttttgtttgcttatcgATGTTGTCATCAATCATGGAGACAGAACTTCCTGTGCAAGCCAGATGTTGTTTAGTCATTTTCATTGCCATTGGACAGTGACCATCCCCATCAAAGGCCAGTTTCTCGCCTGTAAATTGAGACGACTAACTATCGAGTGTCATTCTGCAGGTTTGCACACAACTCGTTCTCCATGTCCGAGCACAGGGGGACCCACGCTGACGCGCCTTTCCACACCTTCAGGGACGGCTTGACGAATGACGAAATCCCTGCGTCACGCCTTGTGGGGCCTGGCGTCATCATTGACGTCAGAAGTCAGGCGGAACTGAATCCAAACTACATGCTCAGCGTCAATGACATCAAGGCAAATACGTGAACTTTCTTGTCCATCAGAAATATTTTGTTATATGTGGCATGATCGAGTGTGTGTACACGACAAGAAAgcggaggagggggaggggggggggggtggtggacgTTAGAAGTCGGGAGGCGAAGGGAAACTTCTTCCATGCTATTTGTTCTGCTTGTCTTTGTTTCCTGTTATCGATGTGCAGTTTAGTAATTGTCGATTCGGCGATACATGTATAAGCATTTAGCCTAAGCtttctcgtttgtttgtttgcttgtttgtttgtttgcttaacgcccagccgaccacgaagggccatatcagggcggtgctgctttgacatataacgtgcgccacacacaagacagaagtcgcagcacaggcttcatgtctcacccagtcacattattctgacaccggaccaaccagtcctagcactaaccccataatgccagacgccaggcggagcagccactagattgccaattttaaagtcttaggtatgacccggccggggttcgaacccacgacctcccgatcacggggcggacgccttaccactaggccaaccgtgccggtgcttTCTTGTTCAGACGACATAACTAACAACTAAACAGAGCTACGTGCGACGTAGATAAGACgtcaggcacacacaaaacaaacacacacacaaaacaaacacacacacaaaacaaacacacacacaaataaatccAATGCTATCTTAATAATGTACACATTTGCAATGTCAATCACATCAGACGGATTTGTGTTAAACTTTTTATCTATTAATTTGACCTTAATTAAGATCTGAAATAATCTTATGAAATTCTTCTTTTGACAACAGAACTACGAACGCGTGAACGGCCGTGTACCAGCAGGAGCCATCGTCATGATGAACTCGGGGTGGGGCCACCGCTACCCGGACCCAAAGCGGGTGTTCAACACACCCGACCCTGCGGACTTCCCCTCCTACCGCTTCCCTGGGTACGACCCACAGGCCGTGCTCTTCCTGGCCCGACAGAGGTTCATTACTGCCCTGGGCACCGACACGCCCTCCATCGACATTGGCCAATCGGTCAACTTTGCTGCTCACGTGGTGATGGGCGAAAACCAGATTGTCGGCCTTGAGAACGTGGCCAACGTGGGTGACGTGCCCCCTAGAGGTGGGTGTATGAAGAGAATCGTGCTCTGTGTGAACTGAACGGCTACAGGTTGAAGTTTGCGTTTTTGAAAATTAGCGTtggtgtttggttgttgttgttgttgttgttgttgttgttgttgttggtgatgatgttgttgttgttgttggtggtgttgttgttattgttgatgttgttgatgttgttgttgttgttgttgatggtgttaGCTTGTTGTTTGCTACAAAGTATATGTCACCTTACCAAGTTTCAATGTGTGTTCGTTtatttttgcttgtttgctatTTTATCTatattggttggttggttggttggttggtagtGTTACCATGTAACCTAGGAAACAGAGTCGTGCTGTCGACTTATCCCCGCCCTGCTAGGACTGACAGTATTAATTGTTTGTTCCAGGTTCCATCATTGTGATTGGCTTGATCAAGCTGAAAGACGGTATTAATTGTTTGTTCCAGGTTCCATCATTTAATTGGTTTGATCAAGCTGAAAGACGGTATCAATTGTTTGTTCCAGGTTCCATCATTATGATTGGCTTGATCAAGCTGAAAGACGGTATCAATTGTTTGTTCCAGGTTCCATCATTATGATTGGCTTGATCAAGCTGAAAGACGGTATCAATTGTTTGTTCCAGGTTCCATCATTATGATTGGCTTGATCAAGCTGAAAGACGGTATCAATTGTTTGTTCCAGGTTCCATCATTGTGATTGGTTTGATCAAGCTGAAAGACGGTATTAATTGTTTGTTCCAGGTTCCATCATTGTGATTGGTTTGATCAAGCTGAAAGACGGTATTAATTGTTTGTTCCAGGTTCCATCATTGTGATTGGTTTGATCAAGCTGAAAGACGGTATTAATTGTTTGTTCCAGGTTCCATCATTGTGATTGGTTTGATCAAGCTGAAAGACGGTATTAATTGTTTGTTCCAGGTTCCATCATTGTGATTGGTTTGATCAAGCTGAAAGACGGTATTAATTGTTTGTTCCAGGTTCCATCATTGTGATTGGTTTGATCAAGCTGAAAGACGGTATTAATTGTTTGTTCCAGGTTCCATCATTGTGATTGGTTTGATCAAGCTGAAAGACGGTATTAATTGTTTGTTCCAGGTTCCATCATTGTGATTGGTTTGATCAAGCTGAAAGACGGTATTAATTGTTTGTTCCAGGTTCCATCATTGTGATTGGTTTGATCAAGCTGAAAGACGGTATTAATTGTTTGTTCCAGGTTCCATCATTGTGATTGGTTTGATCAAGCTGAAAGACGGTATTAATTGTTTGTTCCAGGTTCCATCATTGTGATTGGTTTGATCAAGCTGAAAGACGGTATTAATTGTTTGTTCCAGGTTCCATCATTGTGATTGGCCTGATCAAGCTGAAAGACGGTATTAATTGTTTGTTCCAGGTTCCATCATTGTGATTGATTTGATCAAGCTGAAAGACGGTATCAATTGTTTGTTCCAGGTTCCATCATTGTGATTGGCCTGATCAAGCTGAAAGACGGTATTAATTGTTTGTTCCAGGTTCCATCATTGTGATTGGCTTGATCAAGCTGAAAGACGGTATCAATTGTTTGTTCCAGGTTCCATCATTGTGATTGGTTTGATCAAGCTGAAAGACGGTATCAATTGTTTGTTCCAGGTTCCATCATTGTGATTGGCCTGATCAAGCTGAAAGACGGTATGAATTGTTTGTTCCAGGTTCCATCATTGTGATTGGTTTGATCAAGCTGAAAGACGGTATCAATTGTTTGTTCCAGGTTCCATCATTGTGATTGGCCTGATCAAGCTGAAAGACGGTATCAATTGTTTGTTCCAGGTTCCATCATTGTGATTGGCCTGATCAAGCTGAAAGACGGTATCAATTGTTTGTTCCAGGTTCCATCATTATGATTGGTTTGATCAAGCTGAAAGACGGTATCAATTGTTTGTTCCAGGTTCCATCATTGTGTTTGGCTTGATCAAGGTGAAAGACGGTATTAATTGTTTGTTCCAGGTTCCATCATTGTGATTGGCTTGATCAAGCTGAAAGACGGTATCAATTGTTTGTTCCAGGTTCCATCATTGTGATTGGTTTGATCAAGCTGAAAGACGGTATTAATTGTTTGTTCCAGGTTCCATCATTGTGATTGGCTTGATCAAGCTGAAAGACGGTATCAATTGTTTGTTCCAGGTTCCATCATTGTGATTGGCCTGATCAAGCTGAAAGACGGTATCAATTGTTTGTTCCAGGTTCCATCATTGTGATTGGTTTGATCAAGCTGAAAGACGGTATTAATTGTTTGTTCCAGGTTCCATCATTGTGATTGGTTTGATCAAGCTGAAAGACGGTATTAATTGTTTGTTCCAGGTTCCATCATTGTGATTGGCTTGATCAAGCTGAAAGATGGTATCAATTGTTTGTTCCAGGTTCCATCATTGTGATTGGCCTGATCAAGCTGAAAGACGGTACCGGAGGTCCCAGCCGGGTGATCGCCATAGTGGACAACAGCTGCCAAAAGACGACGGGGGGCAACAGGCGTAAATCGAACAGAAACACTCGTCGCAAGCCTTAGTATCGTCATTGATAAAagatgaaaaacaaaagaaagctGTACAAACCAATgcaataacaacacacacacacacacacacacacacacacacacacacacacacacacacacacacatacacacacacacacacacacacacacacacacacacacacacacacacacacacacacacacacacacacatacacatgtcgGAATGTTCGCTTCTTCGGGATTTGCAAACAAACAACTACAGAGGGAAACAAAAA is part of the Littorina saxatilis isolate snail1 linkage group LG6, US_GU_Lsax_2.0, whole genome shotgun sequence genome and encodes:
- the LOC138968053 gene encoding isatin hydrolase-like; its protein translation is MSEHRGTHADAPFHTFRDGLTNDEIPASRLVGPGVIIDVRSQAELNPNYMLSVNDIKNYERVNGRVPAGAIVMMNSGWGHRYPDPKRVFNTPDPADFPSYRFPGYDPQAVLFLARQRFITALGTDTPSIDIGQSVNFAAHVVMGENQIVGLENVANVGDVPPRGSIIVIGLIKLKDGTGGPSRVIAIVDNSCQKTTGGNRRKSNRNTRRKP